One window of Elaeis guineensis isolate ETL-2024a chromosome 11, EG11, whole genome shotgun sequence genomic DNA carries:
- the LOC105054313 gene encoding transcription factor bHLH94 produces MTREALASKALPTFLVYDTISATPLHHPDASSCSSLLFDNGGGGDGLSSLGVGHSMPAMLGGLAVAPDSRPSTAAGQGRRKRRRRPRSCKNKEEAESQRMTHIAVERNRRRQMNEHLAVLRSLMPESYVQKGDQASVVGGAIDFVKELEQLLQSLEVQKRTLRQHKSKAEKTPGIETRSTGSSTDETDSPPFAQFFAYPQYIWRHAPRDCPPPENRSAVADIEVTLTETHANLRILSPTRPRQLLKMVAGLQSLRLTILHLNVTTMDSMVLYSLSAKVEEGCNLTTVDDIAAAVHHMLSLMEAEMTALSQ; encoded by the exons ATGACTCGAGAAGCACTGGCTTCCAAGGCGCTCCCTACTTTTCTCGTCTATGATACCATCTCTGCAACTCCACTCCACCACCCTGACGCTTCCTCATGCTCCAGCCTCCTCTTCGACAATGGTGGAGGTGGTGATGGATTGAGCTCGTTGGGGGTCGGTCACTCGATGCCGGCGATGTTAGGGGGCTTAGCGGTGGCCCCGGACTCGAGGCCTAGCACGGCGGCAGGGCAGGGAAGGAGGAAGCGGCGGAGGCGGCCGAGGAGCTGCAAGAATAAGGAGGAGGCGGAGAGCCAGCGGATGACCCACATTGCCGTCGAGCGCAACCGCCGTCGCCAGATGAACGAGCACCTCGCCGTGCTGCGGTCCCTAATGCCAGAGTCCTACGTCCAAAAG GGTGACCAAGCGTCCGTTGTGGGTGGAGCCATCGATTTTGTGAAGGAGCTCGAGCAACTCCTCCAGTCCCTTGAAGTCCAGAAGAGAACACTCCGGCAACATAAGAGCAAGGCAGAGAAAACGCCGGGCATCGAGACACGGAGCACCGGCAGCAGCACTGATGAGACCGATTCCCCTCCCTTTGCTCAGTTCTTCGCCTACCCACAATACATCTGGCGCCATGCACCCCGGGACTGCCCTCCACCGGAGAACCGGTCGGCGGTGGCCGATATCGAGGTCACCTTGACCGAAACACATGCAAATCTTCGGATTCTTTCACCTACAAGGCCAAGACAGCTCCTCAAGATGGTGGCCGGGCTTCAGAGCCTCAGGCTCACCATTCTGCACCTCAACGTCACCACCATGGACTCCATGGTGCTCTACTCCCTCAGTGCCAAG GTTGAGGAGGGTTGCAATCTGACCACGGTTGACGACATCGCCGCTGCAGTTCACCACATGCTCTCCTTGATGGAAGCAGAGATGACTGCCCTAAGCCAATAA